The Vigna radiata var. radiata cultivar VC1973A unplaced genomic scaffold, Vradiata_ver6 scaffold_486, whole genome shotgun sequence DNA segment CAACATAGGAAGGTAAAAACGATATTAATTGAcatttaatattgatatttttaaatgttaattgaagttgaaaattgacatttttcagATGTTAATTGACATTGGAAATTGATCAATTATGATGtcaaatgaatttcaaaaatgtattttcaaacatccttctttgtttttttaataaattattcaattttatagttttaccaaacctaaaaaacataaaaccaaCAAATGTAGTTTTTGACATTTCATatattcaaaactcattttcaaatttgtatgaactaataaaaattacaaactaaagTTATCACAAGTAAAAGCAATTAGAATGTGGCTAACACATATTTGTATGCACCATCACTcatagaatgaaaaaaaagttgtcattCTATGAATCTTATTATGTATGTTAGTAGTAGTGTTACAATAATAGTGTTGGAATTCCCACATTCTAGAAATAAGgtcattttataatatataagtggatgcaaattTCAACTTACAAGCCAATTTTGTGGGGTCGAGTTAagcttaaagtctacttcttaaCAAGTAGTGTATACAAACTATTTACTagtgatttttggttttgatagttaaagttattatttttggttgaattttttttacccTTCCGTGAAACCCCTGCTTTAGGGGAAAATATCATGTCCTTATTTTGGGTCtgtagtttaaaaaattaactggAAAGTAAGATGTTACAAATCTTTACACAACCATAACTTTTACTTCAGTTGACAGATTTGGCTTTATTATATCTCAATTTagattagaaaataattttcaagGTTGTGACAGCTCACGTAACTGATTATTCcttctatattttcaaaaaaatgtcattttctctttttcatcaatttattttaagtttttctaaCTTTGCAAAATCGTTTCACATACttagactttgaattttgttctaaattttttGTGGGGGTTTCTCATGATTGTTTGgtgctttgaacaaattttcagGTCATTCAGAGTTCTTTGAAAATACTCTCAGTTTTATCCTAAGTTTGAATGTATATGGTGTAtgaataacaaacaagttcagCATTACCAATATCAACAATACCGACAAGTTCAACCAATTTATAAcctataaaatatgaaaataaaaacaaaagttcattaaaaacccaaaatgaaATCTAACCTTCTTGAAGGTGACTTCACTGCCGAAGTAAAGTGTTGTTGCTAATGAGGGAGAAAGGAGAACTACCTATGCTTCAAAGAGTACATGTGCATTTGTGTAAAATGAATGAAACTTACATGTGTTGGTCATCAAAAGCTTTGTCCAAGGGCTTGAGTAAAGAAGAAGGTTTTGCGATACaaagataaagtgaataaattttcacaatcttgtccaaatttttaatgaattgacTAACATATAACGTCTATAAAGTGATAATCTGAAGTCTTATAGTTCTTCGACgtctaaaactaaaatattcgACTTCATGTGTGAGTATATTTTCACCTTCACACCAAacattttcatgaaatttacTCCATGTGAATTGAAAATTGAGAATCTTAATGTCTAATGAGTATATGACATTGGAAAAGTATAAACTTTGACATCTAAATTGAACAtctatttacaaaaatactacggatcatttttaaagttgacttttttatattatatggcATTGAATGTGAAACGTTGAAGTCTTGTTTTAGACTAattagttacattttttttttgtatttttaagcttatttttctatttaaaccgtacttaaaactatttttgtaaaaggtttaaaaaatctcaaatattttccattttatatattttttatcaataaaaaaataaaacattcataATATTGACCTAAATAAGTTATTGTTACTTTCTTATCTATTAAATTCACTCCTATGTGCTCTtggttttagaaagaaaatgttaaaatgataaaaaaaaattcatcattatCATTTTCAATTGCAACCATATGATgatcataattaattttcttttttttttctcattactctcaccaaaataatttataaaattaaactgattttataattacattttaagaGTATTATACTGAGTAACCACCCTTTTTGAATGGTAGAaaacttttcaaattaattactaAGCATTGGTAAAATACATTtagaaatattcattatttaataacTATAAGTAAAACATATAATGTGTCATAATTGATATACATTTTTGTCTGCAAAGAAATTTAATCTTGTATCTTTTCTTACCAAAAATATATGATGAAAGTGTAACATTCTTTTTTAAGTCACATTTCTATTAgacattaacaaaatatatgtcAATAGCTACAATTTATACatgtatatttaaaatctttcttaaagaaattgaaaataaagtttctATCTTcgtaagaaataatatataatatatacatatgaagttattcaagaaaagaaaaataatactacaaaaatataattttcctttctctattttcAGCTTATCATtaataagttttcttttctaCAACATCCTTACATGTTTTACATGATCATAATTAGATaaacaataaaacacaaaaaattataataagctAGAATTATTCATGCAATTATacatatatcaattttatatatttaaatctaatttatttattttaataaatatcacTCAGTAAAACATTTGACTATATTCTCGAAAGACTCAAAGACTCATGCGTTCAATTAAACTCAAATATTTACACTAAATCACTAAGTTATTGTTACAACAATTACATTAGGGAGAACTTAATTCACTCATATAATAAGGAAAATCTTTATCacctattaatattttatactacaAATTAGATCATAGAAACCTCCTTCAGCTCTTACTGTATATTTTCTTatgtaaataaatgtaaatagaTTAAGATCACCTACTTCAAAGTTCCGATTTCAATGTGACTTAAATATCTATTAAAAACATGTCTCATACGATACCACACCAAATCATTCACACATTCCAttcatatatacatttttatctcatatcattttcaattattatcatCCATTCATTCATCGCATTTAATAACATTCAACTAAACTATTATCAAAATAGAACAAACTCATGAGAAACAAACAAGTTTTAACATTtatgatttaataataaaatattcatatctCATCTCACTTATACCACTTTTtctgttaaattattttataagtatttacAAACTAAAGGAATTATTCTCCCTTTAAGCTGAGGAATATTTCggatttaaaaagataaacattgtttatataatttcacTAAGGATGTGAGAAAGAAAACAACGGAGTGAAAAGAGTAATTAGatgaaaaaattacaataaacaGTGAAATATTTAGATTGTCAGAAAAAATggtgaatttaaaaaaaaagtaagtttgttaactttttatttaaattttttttttcagtgacAAAAACATCCACCGTCACAGACAAGCggaacaaataataatatttgagggactaaatatataatatacttttaaaatttattttctagcCCAAAACTTTTTGACCTTTGGGAATTGTACCCATTGAGTGCCCCAGTTGAGGGGTTGGCACTGTGAATCACCATTAGCCCTCGCTTCTTCTCCTTTTGACGATTCCTCGtgatctctctctctctctctctctcacgaTCTTAAAGGTTCAAACTTTGCTTCATCTGCCACAACAAGctctattctttttttctctctgttcTAGTTACGCTCTTCCCTTTTGTTTCTTTGAaatcttttatacttttttcaGTTCACTTAACCATTTCCTTTTAATGGGTTTCTGGAAATTTCTTGAATGTATAATTGTCCTCTGGATTTTGGAAACACTTTGGCGGAGATTTGTGTCAGTTAGTTATCTTTTCTATGAGGgtaattggtttttctcttttcaattgtTGTTATGATCAATTATGCATCACTTTGGTTGTTGTAGAGTAATTGTCACCTCCATGTCAAGAAGCAAGGGCCGATTTATGATTTAGATGTTAAAattgtgagtgtgtgtgtgtgtgtaggGTTTGAACTAGATATCAGAGATTAAAAGTGGAGGATATGTTCTTTCATGTATTTGCAGTGAAAGAAAAATCTGTCTAGCTGGGATATTGAAATAGCTGGCCTCTTTCTGCCCCAtaaggaaattgaaaaaaaatggaatatatTAAGTGAATTGAAATTACATTGGATCAGAGAGATTGCAAGATGTTTCTCCATTTGTCATTGTTGAAGTTTAGGTTGAGAATGATTAAGTtgctcttttttttatcttgtttattATGTTGAACAGGAGATCAGTGTTAGAGATTCCACATTAATGATATACACAAATTAATGTAAGTGGAGGTTAACACTCACTTCCGAAACCTTTTTGAAAGgataaattatacttaaatttaaattctaagaTGATATAAGAGTTTGTCAAAGCAATTGTTGTTGAGCCTATCAGACCACCTCTTAACAGATAATCTATACTTGTCCAGTCCTACAAGCATTATATTCCGAATGTTCATAAAAGGGAatgtttaaaattcaatatcaaCTAGTAATATTgtcaaattaaaattcaatatcatcttgtagaattgagttagatccaaactaaaattatttgattCAGGAGAATTTCAAGATATGTGGATTTTATGTTTGTGAATGAATATTTATGTGAAACTGAAAATTGATAGGTCATTCTACCTCTGAAtaatgaaaggggaaaaggaTAATACAGAGACCTTGGCTGAAATTGAGACAAAGGATGTAGAATGTATATGATAAACATGTTACAGGGTTATGGTTAAACTGTATTTTGTAGTCAGTGTTGAATTATATCCTCCACCATCTTTTGTGTGTGTAGACACTTAGAATGATGATGAAAGTTTATGACTATCTTCTTATTGTAAATTTGGATACAAATTGTCAATCACTTGACACTCTAATTACTTGGAGTGATCCTTGTTTCGTTTTTTTATCCTCATTGATTATATCCACATAATACATTCAATATGGTTCCTGAAatcacaactttttcttttaaccgGTTGAACTTTCTTATTTCcatcatgaatattattttcgGAGAGTCTGCTGGTTTAACTTTACACTATGAAATTTTTGTCACTCTGTTTCATGACCAAACCATGCCTTCTTAACCATGTACAATGTCACGCAGTTGTAATGTTGTTTcgttttgttattattttggcTCTTTAGTTCTTGTCTTATTCATTTTATACTTCCTCAACGATTTTGTAGTTCTTTGACTTTCACCAGTAATTGGTGTAAATTAGGATCAAAAAGCCTTGTTCAAGACTCATGTCTGTTCCTAAGGAGGAAGACTTGTCGCCACATTCCCAGGTGTGTTCTTCAGTTCTGATTAAACGTGCTTTATGGTGGCagcaataattaaataatagattttgATTCAAATTCCTAGCACATTTGGCTGTCCAACTAACTTTTGTTTGAGTACATTTCAACTTTCAGTTTACATTCTCCTAAAAAGATTTGGGATTGTACTAGTAGTTATAAATTTCGGAATCCCtttcaaaagagaaaatgttgatGGTTAAACTCCATTTGTCTTTcattaactaattaatatatCTATGACTTTGCGTTCGATGTTCTTTTCCTGTTCTTTATTTCCCCTCTAAATTAACTGCTAAAAATGTAATGTTGAAAGATAATATACCCAAGAATGGTGCATTTTCCTTTGTGGTTATGATCAAcaatgaagaggaagatgaagatgacaTTAAGATCaataattgaatgaaagaaagaactTTGGATTCAAAAAACAACTGGtgttatatatgtagatgagAGCAATAGTCTAATAAAGCAAGAAGAATTGTGAATTCATTAAATTGTTTCATGTTTGTTACATTGTGCTGCAGAGCATGGTTTCTGACCTTGTGCATCAGAATTCCCTTCAAAATTCAacaattgtttttttgttttcttttccagaGAAAGATGGTTCGATGATATGCATGAAGTGTGTCATCAACATTGAACCCTTGTTTCTTATATAATATCTTTCTTTTAGAATAAGGATGGAGGAATTCATAAATGCCACTCTTCCCTTATTTGTTTCCttacaaaaaacaaatacacTAAATGGAGTTAGATACTAGTCTTAGTAGAATacttgtatttctttttattgtggATTAACTCTCACATGCATGAGCCTCAAGTAGTTACTCATGTCTCAGTGAATTGAATCATTTAAAGTAATACATgtgtttttcaattatatacatACTTATGATTATTTGCTTATATTGGGATGTTTTGCAGCTTTCATCTCACTTTTTCTTGGATCTCCTTGATTCCATCATAGTTGATGTGGCATCAGAGTGTCACAGAGTGGCAAGGCTTGGACTTGATTCTAatttggaagaagaagatgaagaattgAAGCTGTCAGCACAAGCCAGGGTTAGGGTGGCTGATCCTAGTAATAGTAATGAAGCAAATGGCAAGTATGTGGTTGACATATTCGGACAAACCCATCCTCCTGTTGCAAATGAAATATTTCAGTGCATGAATTGTGGTCGATCTATCATGGCTGGGAGATTTGCTCCTCATTTGGAGAAGTGCATGGGGAAGGttattcttttatcttctaCAATGAAATTTTTCCTCTTATGTTTTAGTTTTCCATTCATTTATTTCAGCTTTTTAGAGTAATCAGAAACTAAAAAGAACAGCTTTTATCAGTTAATCTATGTACCCGAATTAAAACTTGGTTATTCCTCACTTGAAAGTTTTTTCACATGTGTCATTTTCCTATCATGGAAATGCTTGCATGCTTCATTCAGGGTAGGAAGGCTCGTCTGAAAGTAACAAGGAGCAGCACAGTTGCTCAGAACCGGTATTCACGAAGCAGTCCTCTTTCTGCACACTCACCATCTTCAAATTATTCTACAAACAGCATGAACCGGTTGCCAAATGGAACCTCCAATTTTGCAGGTGAGGAGCACTCAAATGGAACACTGGAGTCATGATGAACTAGTTCATGTTTGATGCCTACCAGCATGCAGTTGGATTTTATGTGattcaaacaattttataacaGTTTCCTTCACTTTACATTGTAATGTTGAGAAAATCTTGTGATGAATATCATGATAGAGTTTTTAGAGTGTATcgtttaaagaaataaaatagtgtgcaaaatatgaaaattccGTTGCCGGGACTTGAACCCGGGTCTTTCGGGTGAGAGCCGAATATCCTGACCAACTAGACTACAACGGATTTTTGGAAAGTACTAACAACTAAAAgtatataaactaaaacaaataaatttttatgacgTTGCATTATTATGGAGGCATTTAAATAAGATAAGAAAGGtaaaaaaaacctaaataaCTTTAGACTTTtaggcaaaaaaaataaaaaaattaaacacattttataattacaaaaacacCATTTAAACTAATGGAAACACTAATAATTAT contains these protein-coding regions:
- the LOC106752666 gene encoding ataxin-7-like protein 3, whose amino-acid sequence is MSVPKEEDLSPHSQLSSHFFLDLLDSIIVDVASECHRVARLGLDSNLEEEDEELKLSAQARVRVADPSNSNEANGKYVVDIFGQTHPPVANEIFQCMNCGRSIMAGRFAPHLEKCMGKGRKARLKVTRSSTVAQNRYSRSSPLSAHSPSSNYSTNSMNRLPNGTSNFAGEEHSNGTLES